The Luteolibacter arcticus genome has a window encoding:
- a CDS encoding AraC family transcriptional regulator encodes MAASRSTPQDIQILGSGTRYQVVRADSTDMRDWLQKGSVCSLLLQHHISHVGIMEAMPPFEVVRMDQSGTFMIACYEGEGVVLADGQWRRIRAGQACLQPPFVMNSLKCLPGKPWKFAWVRYRESRETRPIVSSLSPVTGAFNSAPLKAAIDGLHAEAGGTKGASALHHWSELVHHYVLRFAQPHQVDTRLWRVWQCAEADLAKPWTLTELASIACMSEEHLRRVCRKELGRSPMQHLTFLRLQRARHLLSVTDDKVEVIAHAVGFESAFTFSNTFKKWIGWRPSEQRNYGR; translated from the coding sequence ATGGCGGCATCCCGCAGCACCCCGCAAGACATCCAGATCCTGGGCAGCGGCACGCGCTATCAGGTCGTGCGTGCGGATTCCACGGACATGCGCGATTGGCTGCAGAAGGGCTCGGTCTGCTCGCTGCTGCTGCAGCACCACATTTCCCACGTGGGTATCATGGAGGCCATGCCGCCCTTCGAGGTGGTGCGGATGGATCAGAGCGGTACTTTCATGATCGCCTGCTACGAGGGCGAGGGGGTGGTGCTGGCGGATGGTCAATGGCGGCGCATCCGTGCGGGGCAGGCGTGCCTGCAGCCGCCCTTTGTGATGAACTCGCTGAAGTGCCTGCCCGGCAAGCCGTGGAAATTTGCCTGGGTCCGCTACCGAGAATCGCGCGAGACGCGGCCGATCGTGTCCTCGCTGTCACCGGTGACCGGTGCGTTCAATTCCGCGCCGTTGAAGGCCGCGATCGATGGCCTGCACGCCGAGGCCGGGGGGACGAAGGGGGCGTCCGCTCTTCACCACTGGAGCGAGTTGGTCCATCACTACGTGCTTCGCTTCGCCCAGCCGCATCAGGTGGATACCCGGCTGTGGCGCGTGTGGCAGTGCGCCGAGGCCGATCTCGCGAAGCCGTGGACGCTCACTGAACTCGCGAGCATCGCCTGCATGAGCGAGGAGCACCTGCGCCGCGTGTGCCGCAAGGAACTCGGCCGCAGCCCGATGCAACACTTGACCTTCCTACGGCTCCAGCGCGCCCGGCATTTGCTTTCGGTGACGGATGACAAGGTGGAGGTGATCGCCCATGCGGTGGGCTTTGAAAGCGCCTTCACGTTCTCTAACACGTTCAAGAAGTGGATCGGCTGGCGGCCGTCGGAGCAGCGGAACTATGGGCGCTGA
- a CDS encoding Dabb family protein produces MVRHFGMFQFKSDIRPDQIEHCFSQMKGMIGKIPGLLAMEHGPYESTEGLNDGFTHGFIMTFDTAANRDAYLPHPEHERVRQIVVPCLERVVVFDFAV; encoded by the coding sequence ATGGTCAGACACTTCGGCATGTTCCAGTTCAAGAGCGACATCCGCCCCGATCAAATCGAGCACTGCTTCTCCCAGATGAAGGGCATGATCGGCAAAATCCCCGGCCTGCTGGCCATGGAGCACGGCCCCTACGAAAGCACCGAAGGCCTCAATGACGGCTTCACTCACGGCTTCATCATGACCTTCGACACCGCCGCCAACCGCGACGCCTACCTGCCCCACCCCGAGCACGAGCGGGTGCGCCAGATCGTCGTCCCCTGCTTGGAGCGCGTCGTCGTGTTCGACTTCGCAGTGTGA
- a CDS encoding SRPBCC family protein: MPVFSVRKSIRIAAPVQQVYDLVRDFKSWPAWSPWLIAEPAAKMTYSPDGRGYAWEGDITGSGEMEITGGDPPWSIQYRLTFLKPWKSVNQVAFHFSEHDHETLAEWTMEGTLPWFMWWMKGMMTGYIGADYERGLKMLKDLAETGSVPTKLDFTGTQPAGGFRYVGVKSSCPTADIGPSMERDMAKLMAWMGKSSAAPSGPAFSITHQRDPVKGLTEYTIGFPVTGAVEVHNGFVSGEIPTCRAYVVKHTGAYRHLGNAWAAGMMHGRAKKFAADKKVPLFEIYDNDPTATPEAELVTRVHLPAK; encoded by the coding sequence ATGCCTGTCTTTTCCGTCCGCAAGTCGATCCGCATCGCCGCACCGGTGCAGCAAGTTTACGATCTCGTCCGCGATTTCAAGAGCTGGCCGGCGTGGTCGCCATGGCTCATCGCCGAGCCAGCCGCGAAGATGACCTACTCTCCCGATGGCCGCGGCTATGCATGGGAGGGCGACATCACCGGCAGCGGCGAGATGGAAATCACCGGCGGCGATCCGCCGTGGTCGATCCAGTATCGCCTCACCTTCCTGAAGCCGTGGAAGTCGGTGAATCAGGTGGCCTTCCACTTTTCCGAGCACGACCACGAGACCCTCGCCGAGTGGACCATGGAAGGAACGCTGCCGTGGTTCATGTGGTGGATGAAGGGGATGATGACCGGCTACATCGGCGCCGACTACGAGCGCGGCCTGAAGATGCTCAAGGATCTCGCCGAGACCGGCTCGGTGCCGACCAAGCTGGACTTCACCGGCACGCAGCCGGCAGGGGGATTCCGCTACGTCGGCGTGAAGTCCTCCTGCCCGACCGCGGACATCGGCCCATCGATGGAGCGGGACATGGCGAAGCTGATGGCGTGGATGGGGAAAAGCAGCGCGGCTCCCTCCGGCCCGGCATTCTCGATCACCCACCAGAGGGATCCCGTGAAAGGGCTGACCGAATACACCATCGGCTTCCCGGTCACCGGCGCGGTCGAAGTGCACAATGGCTTCGTAAGCGGCGAGATCCCGACCTGCCGGGCGTATGTGGTGAAGCACACCGGCGCCTACCGCCACCTCGGCAACGCCTGGGCCGCCGGGATGATGCACGGCCGCGCCAAGAAATTCGCCGCGGACAAAAAGGTCCCGCTCTTCGAAATCTACGACAACGACCCGACCGCGACGCCCGAGGCGGAGCTCGTAACCCGGGTGCATCTCCCCGCGAAGTAA
- a CDS encoding HAD family hydrolase: MQFSAVLFDFDGVLVDTEWAIYEAWHRTFLAHGHPLPLETYTQCIGSDFDTWSPKVHLEELTGRSFDWHQLDENRQVEIRRDLEQAGPMPGVVPLLEKLTAQGIPLAVVSSSSHQWVDGWLEKLRLMPYFKTVVCRGDAPKIKPAPDLWLEAVKRLGIPANECLAIEDSLNGVKSAKAAGLNVWVVPNRTTACLDFSIADRIVATLEEL, encoded by the coding sequence ATGCAGTTTTCGGCGGTGCTGTTCGATTTCGATGGAGTCCTCGTGGACACCGAGTGGGCCATCTACGAGGCATGGCACCGCACCTTCCTCGCCCACGGCCATCCGCTACCGCTGGAGACCTACACGCAGTGCATCGGCTCCGACTTCGACACGTGGTCGCCGAAAGTCCACCTCGAGGAACTCACCGGCCGCAGCTTCGACTGGCACCAGCTCGATGAAAACCGGCAGGTCGAAATCCGCCGCGACCTCGAGCAGGCAGGACCGATGCCCGGCGTGGTTCCGCTGTTGGAAAAACTAACCGCCCAAGGCATCCCGCTAGCGGTGGTATCGAGCTCATCCCACCAGTGGGTCGATGGCTGGCTGGAGAAACTACGATTGATGCCGTACTTCAAGACGGTCGTCTGCCGTGGCGATGCCCCGAAGATCAAGCCCGCACCCGATTTGTGGCTGGAGGCGGTGAAGCGCCTCGGCATCCCCGCGAACGAGTGCCTCGCCATCGAGGACTCGCTCAATGGCGTAAAGTCGGCAAAGGCCGCTGGCCTCAATGTATGGGTCGTTCCAAACCGGACCACCGCATGCCTGGATTTCTCGATCGCGGACCGGATAGTGGCGACGCTGGAGGAGCTATAA
- the hisF gene encoding imidazole glycerol phosphate synthase subunit HisF — protein MLAKRIIPCLDVTDGRVVKGVNFVDLIDAGDPVECAMAYNAQQADELVFLDITASSDNRATMVDVVRRTAAHCFIPLTVGGGIRSVENMREMLLAGADKVGINTSAVKDPGLVDAGAKAFGSQCIVVAIDAKREGPGKWGVYTHGGRTPVGLDAVEWAKEVWRRGAGEILLTSMDADGTQAGYDCELTAAISESVGIPVIASGGAGNLDHMVEVLEKGKADAVLAASIFHFGKHTVGEAKRYFAERGIPVRPEM, from the coding sequence GTGCTCGCCAAACGCATCATTCCCTGCCTGGACGTCACGGACGGCCGTGTGGTCAAAGGCGTCAATTTCGTCGATCTCATCGATGCCGGTGACCCGGTCGAGTGCGCGATGGCCTACAATGCCCAGCAGGCCGACGAGCTCGTCTTCCTCGACATCACCGCGTCTTCCGACAATCGAGCGACCATGGTGGATGTGGTCCGCCGGACCGCGGCGCACTGCTTCATCCCGCTGACCGTCGGCGGCGGCATCCGGTCCGTGGAAAACATGCGCGAGATGCTTTTGGCCGGTGCGGACAAGGTGGGCATCAATACCTCGGCGGTGAAGGATCCGGGACTGGTAGATGCCGGTGCCAAGGCTTTCGGCAGCCAGTGCATCGTGGTGGCGATCGATGCCAAGCGCGAGGGGCCGGGCAAGTGGGGTGTCTATACCCACGGCGGTCGCACGCCGGTGGGGCTCGATGCGGTCGAGTGGGCGAAGGAAGTGTGGCGTCGTGGGGCAGGGGAGATCCTGCTGACCAGCATGGATGCAGATGGCACCCAGGCGGGCTATGATTGCGAGCTGACGGCTGCGATTTCGGAGAGCGTGGGCATTCCGGTGATTGCCAGCGGGGGGGCGGGCAATCTCGATCACATGGTCGAGGTGTTAGAGAAGGGGAAGGCGGATGCTGTCTTGGCGGCGAGTATTTTCCACTTTGGCAAGCATACGGTGGGTGAGGCGAAGCGTTACTTTGCGGAGCGGGGGATTCCGGTGCGGCCGGAGATGTAA
- a CDS encoding MalY/PatB family protein: MTYDFDVPITRQGTGCIKFDRRPELDPFWVADMDFASAPEIIEVLHARVNHGVFGYAQAHAGLNEAIDLYLENQRGVSVSGEQIVHLGGLVPALSLAGRAFCKAGEALMTCTPVYPPFIGVHHDGVAKLITVDHVEVNGRYEFDWAAMEAAVTPETKVFLLCNPQNPLGRVFTREEVEELARFCVKHDLILVSDEIHCDLILDAEKTPHFSALQLSDDLKQRTITLLSPSKTWNIAGLGYAIAIIPDDTIRRRFSAQRGHTLSEINALSYYAAEAAYREGEPWRQQLLAYLRENRALLDSFIAERMPALKVVPGEATYLAWIDARGMGVENPAQHFEKNAGLYLSDGAFFGWPGWIRFNFGTTRAHMLAGLEKMASVI, translated from the coding sequence GTGACCTACGACTTCGACGTCCCCATCACCCGCCAAGGGACCGGCTGCATCAAGTTCGACCGCCGGCCGGAACTCGACCCCTTCTGGGTGGCGGACATGGATTTCGCCTCCGCGCCCGAGATCATTGAGGTGCTTCACGCGCGGGTGAATCACGGCGTTTTCGGCTATGCCCAGGCCCACGCCGGGCTGAACGAAGCGATCGACCTCTACCTTGAGAATCAACGCGGCGTGAGCGTGTCCGGCGAGCAGATCGTCCACCTCGGCGGCCTCGTTCCGGCGCTGTCGTTGGCCGGGCGTGCCTTTTGCAAGGCAGGTGAGGCGCTGATGACCTGCACCCCCGTCTATCCGCCCTTCATCGGCGTCCACCACGACGGCGTCGCGAAGCTGATTACGGTCGATCATGTGGAGGTCAATGGCCGCTACGAATTCGACTGGGCCGCCATGGAAGCCGCCGTGACCCCGGAAACGAAGGTCTTCCTCCTCTGCAACCCGCAGAACCCGCTCGGCCGCGTCTTCACCCGCGAGGAAGTCGAAGAACTCGCCCGCTTCTGCGTGAAGCACGACCTCATCCTCGTCTCCGACGAAATCCACTGCGACCTCATCCTCGACGCGGAAAAGACCCCGCATTTCTCGGCCCTCCAGCTTTCCGACGACCTCAAGCAGCGCACCATCACCCTGCTATCCCCCAGCAAGACCTGGAACATCGCCGGTCTCGGCTACGCCATCGCCATCATCCCGGACGACACTATCCGCCGCCGATTCTCCGCCCAGCGCGGCCACACGCTCTCGGAAATCAACGCCCTTTCCTACTACGCCGCCGAAGCCGCCTACCGCGAGGGCGAGCCATGGCGCCAGCAACTCCTCGCCTACCTGCGCGAAAACCGGGCCCTGCTCGACTCCTTCATCGCCGAGCGTATGCCCGCCCTCAAGGTCGTCCCCGGCGAAGCCACCTACCTCGCCTGGATCGACGCCCGCGGCATGGGCGTCGAGAACCCCGCCCAACACTTCGAGAAAAACGCCGGCCTCTACCTCTCCGACGGCGCCTTCTTCGGCTGGCCCGGCTGGATCCGCTTCAACTTCGGCACCACCCGCGCCCACATGCTCGCCGGCCTGGAGAAGATGGCGTCGGTAATTTGA
- the bioB gene encoding biotin synthase BioB codes for MLLAELQRLHSLPFFDLLTQARAVHQANWPENDVQLCTLLSIKTGGCSEDCSYCAQSARYNSGVEIERLMSKDAIMERAKVARDTGSTRFCMGAAWRGVRGGTQRFEQVLDIVRDVSTLGMEVCVTLGELGPEEAKALKEAGVTAYNHNLDTSREHYPNIVTTHTYDDRLRTIRNAQDAGMSVCCGGILGLGESVEDRLKMLEVISEFNPQPESVPINSLMPMPGTPLAESQSIDGFDVVRMIAVTRIAVPKAKVRLSAGRTRMSDETQALCYFAGANSIFYGDKLLTAKNPAVEADRKLLAKLGLGTLAPNPALAAPATEEERPLSPACCGCE; via the coding sequence ATGCTCCTCGCCGAACTCCAGCGCCTCCACTCCCTGCCCTTCTTCGATCTCCTCACGCAGGCCCGCGCCGTGCATCAGGCGAATTGGCCCGAGAATGACGTGCAGCTCTGCACGCTGCTTTCCATCAAGACCGGCGGCTGCTCGGAAGACTGCTCCTACTGCGCCCAGTCGGCCCGCTACAATTCGGGCGTCGAGATCGAGCGCCTGATGAGCAAGGACGCCATCATGGAGCGCGCCAAGGTCGCCCGCGACACCGGCTCGACCCGCTTTTGCATGGGCGCCGCCTGGCGCGGCGTGCGCGGCGGCACCCAACGCTTCGAGCAAGTCCTAGACATCGTCCGCGACGTTTCCACGCTCGGCATGGAAGTCTGCGTGACCCTCGGCGAACTCGGGCCTGAAGAAGCGAAGGCACTCAAGGAAGCCGGCGTCACCGCCTACAATCACAACCTCGACACCTCGCGCGAGCACTACCCGAACATCGTCACCACCCATACCTACGACGACCGCCTCCGGACGATCCGCAATGCGCAGGACGCCGGCATGTCGGTCTGCTGCGGCGGCATCCTCGGCCTCGGCGAGTCCGTGGAGGATCGACTCAAGATGCTGGAAGTGATTTCCGAGTTCAATCCGCAGCCGGAGAGCGTGCCGATCAATTCGCTGATGCCGATGCCCGGCACCCCGCTGGCCGAAAGCCAGTCGATCGATGGCTTCGACGTCGTCCGCATGATCGCCGTCACCCGCATCGCGGTGCCGAAGGCCAAGGTGCGCCTGTCCGCCGGCCGCACCCGGATGTCGGACGAGACCCAGGCCCTTTGCTACTTCGCCGGGGCAAATTCGATCTTCTACGGGGACAAGCTCCTGACCGCGAAGAATCCGGCCGTGGAAGCCGACCGCAAGCTGCTGGCCAAGCTCGGCCTCGGAACGCTGGCACCGAATCCGGCCTTGGCAGCCCCGGCCACGGAAGAAGAGCGCCCACTCAGCCCGGCCTGCTGCGGCTGCGAGTAA